A window of the Roseburia sp. 831b genome harbors these coding sequences:
- a CDS encoding glycosyltransferase, whose translation MNITMLLTNAFEMDVRVYKEARYLIEQGNRVTILCWDRNKDSKLKAMDSKDDIDIVRFKEPSVAGSGYKQAGAFLRYALKCKKYLKEHQTDYVHCNDLDGMMAYQICGKRKPYVFDMHEYYICGGKFKQKIIKGLVGYFIKNSHYSLYENDGYLKLYPTDVTNHLLPLKNYPDEKCLQPLDKTPSEIFRIGYHGCVRGQIPEFKALFEACKDMPDVRIDINGGGIDLEELNRLQEKYDNVFVHGPYDGMSESNRLYQNTDVLYCGYNPNNPNYQGDAEVVKFYEAIVTGTPMIMTASLGMGDKVRKMQIGITADTREAEDVKKAVLFLKENEKKCHQFRENMLQISSTYKWEEAVKVLDKVYEI comes from the coding sequence ATGAATATTACAATGCTGCTTACAAATGCATTCGAAATGGATGTGCGTGTATATAAAGAGGCACGTTATCTGATTGAACAAGGCAATAGAGTAACGATTTTGTGTTGGGATAGAAATAAAGATTCAAAATTAAAAGCAATGGATTCGAAGGATGATATAGACATTGTCCGTTTCAAGGAGCCATCCGTAGCAGGTTCGGGATATAAACAGGCTGGTGCTTTCCTAAGATATGCCTTAAAATGCAAAAAGTATTTGAAAGAACATCAAACTGATTATGTTCATTGTAATGATTTAGATGGAATGATGGCATATCAGATATGTGGAAAAAGAAAACCATATGTTTTTGATATGCATGAATATTACATATGTGGTGGTAAGTTCAAACAGAAAATCATAAAAGGGTTAGTAGGATATTTTATAAAGAATAGTCACTATTCTTTATATGAGAATGATGGGTATTTAAAATTATATCCTACAGATGTTACGAACCATTTACTTCCTTTAAAAAATTATCCAGATGAAAAATGTCTGCAACCTCTAGACAAAACGCCGTCTGAAATATTCAGAATAGGGTATCATGGTTGCGTACGTGGTCAAATACCAGAATTTAAGGCATTGTTTGAGGCGTGTAAGGATATGCCGGATGTTAGGATTGATATTAATGGAGGTGGAATTGATTTAGAGGAATTAAATAGACTGCAGGAAAAATACGATAATGTATTTGTACACGGTCCATATGACGGGATGAGTGAGTCAAATCGATTATATCAAAACACAGATGTGTTATACTGTGGCTACAATCCTAATAATCCTAATTACCAGGGAGATGCTGAAGTTGTGAAGTTTTACGAGGCAATTGTTACAGGAACACCTATGATAATGACAGCATCCCTTGGAATGGGTGATAAGGTGCGCAAAATGCAGATAGGAATTACTGCAGACACAAGAGAAGCTGAGGATGTAAAAAAGGCAGTTTTGTTTTTAAAAGAAAATGAAAAGAAATGTCACCAGTTTAGAGAAAATATGTTACAAATCAGCAGTACATATAAATGGGAAGAAGCAGTAAAAGTTTTGGACAAAGTATATGAGATATGA